TTATTTGTAAACAATTTATCGGAATTATATACGTCATCAAGAATATTTTTCCTTTGCAGCATCATAGGGTTCCATAATGCTACTACTAACGTGACAAGCATTTATAATGTATATCATAATGCTTTAATCGCTGTAATGACGCTGATTCCTTTAAAAGATTATCATAATCGTTTGAGCATATCAAGAAATTTTATATATTGATAGCAATCTTTTCATCATTTGATATAAAAGTGTAATATTAAATCAATAAATTTACATACATATCCGAAACTGACAAATTAAGAGAAATAGCCCAGTTCTTATTATTTAGTAGGGAGAAGTTAACGCATGCAAAAAAAAGAAACTCCCACAAAGAGAGTTTCCTATAAGATTATTGCAATAAGCCCTCCAGAGCCTTCATTGATGATACGCTCAAGTGTCTCTTTCAGCTTGTAGCGGGCATTTTCAGGCATAAGTGAAAGCTTTGCTTGAATTCCTTCCCTAACAATGGAGCTTAAGCTTCTTCCGAAAATATCCGAATTCCAGATGGATAATGGATCATCCTCAAAATCCTGCATCAAATATCTGACAAGTTCCTCACTCTGTTTCTCAGAACCGATAATTGGTGCAAATTCTGACTCAACATCCACTTTAATCATGTGGATAGATGGTGCTACAGCCTTTAATCTTACACCGAATCTTGAACCTTGGCGGATGATTTCCGGCTCATCTAAGCTCATATCGATAAGGGATGGTGCTGCAATGCCATAACCTGTTTGTTTAACCATTTTCAGTGCATCTGAGATTTGGTCATACTCTGTTTTTGCATGGGCAAAGTCCTGCATTAGCTCAAGCAAATGATCTTTCCCTCTGATTTCCACACCAACAATCTCTTTCAAAATTTCATCATACAGCTCATCTGGTGCGTACAAATCGATTTCGGCAACACCTTGCCCCATCTCAATTCCTGCAAGACCAGCCTTATCGATAAATTCAAAGTCGCTGAATTGCTGCACAACACGATCGACATCTCGCAGTCTCTTAATATCTTTAACTGTTTCCTTCACAGCCTCTTGATAGTTGTCACGCAACCAATGGTTCTCCCGAAGAACCATTACCCAGCTCGGCAGGTTTACGTTCACTTCAAGTACAGGGAACTCAAACAGTGCTTCTCTCATTACATTAAGGACATCTGATTCTCTCATGCTTTCAACACTCATTGCGATAACTGGAATATCATATTTTTCTGATAGTTCACTGCGAAGCTTTTCTGTATTAGGGTGATAAGGCTGGGCGCTGTTGACAATCATAATAAACGGCTTGCCGACTTCCTTCAGCTCTTCAATAACCCTGTTTTCTGCTTCTAAGTAATTACTTCTCGGTATATCCCCAATCGTTCCATCTGTTGTAATGACAACACCGATTGTGCTATGTTCCTGAATAACCTTTCTTGTACCAATTTCAGCCGCTTCATGAAATGGAATTGGCTCTTCATACCATGGTGTATTGATCATCCGAGGCCCATTTTCGTCTTCATAACCCTGCGCGCCTGGAACCGTGTAGCCGACACAATCAACTAATCGGATATTTACATCCAATCCTTCATCCACAGTTACAGATGCCGCCTGATTTGGAACAAACTTTGGCTCTGTCGTCATAATCGTCTTACCTGCCGCGCTTTGCGGCAATTCATCCTTTGTTCTTGCACGGTCACCTTCATTATCCATATTCGGAATAACAACCAATTCCATAAACTTCTTTATGAAAGTAGACTTGCCTGTTCGAACAGCACCCACTACACCTAAGTAAATATCACCGCCAGTTCTTTCGGCAATATCTTTAAAAATATTCACCTTTTCCAAATGATCCCCTCCTGAACTCTCCCTAGTGTAGAGATTAGCAAAAACCATTTAATGCAATTAGACAATATATATTTATGATGTTGTCCTATCTCATTATGACTACTTTTATAAATTCCCCCTTTTTTTTATAGAAGATTTCTTCTCCTTAAAAAACTACTTCGTAAAAAAACATATAATCAGCGGACTTTATCGCAAATCATAAAAGAAGTTAAAGTAATGCTCAGCTTATTTTATGATTTTTATTCACGCCAAAAAAAATAACCCTTCTAAATCATATATACACATGAATGATAGGGTTATGACTATTTCTATAAAAATTTATTTTATCGGTGTACATAGGAGCTACAGAGTCATTTTCATTCAAAAAAAAATCAAAGTAAAAGCAGGGGAACCTTTACTTTGATTTCATGACTATATAACCCATCACCTGTTCATTCCACCAGGTTGCTTCAAAGCATTGTATGCATAAATACATCATTCGCACACCATAAAATGCCTAATAATCGTAACAAATTTCGAAAAACAGATTTTTAAAGCTCACTAAAGGATGTATAAGACTTATTCTACGTACTGGGAAGCAAGGATGTTCACAAGGTCTTCCATCTCATGTGTTTTATCCCTTGCCATTAAGCCTTCCACTACTTCCTTCGCATTCTTCCCATTAAACAGCACATCATATAAAGCATTCGTAATCGGCATCTCAATGCCATATTTCTCAGAAAGCTGTTGGCCTGCTTTAGTTGTTCTGATTCCTTCTACAACCATTC
This DNA window, taken from Niallia sp. Man26, encodes the following:
- the spoIVA gene encoding stage IV sporulation protein A, coding for MEKVNIFKDIAERTGGDIYLGVVGAVRTGKSTFIKKFMELVVIPNMDNEGDRARTKDELPQSAAGKTIMTTEPKFVPNQAASVTVDEGLDVNIRLVDCVGYTVPGAQGYEDENGPRMINTPWYEEPIPFHEAAEIGTRKVIQEHSTIGVVITTDGTIGDIPRSNYLEAENRVIEELKEVGKPFIMIVNSAQPYHPNTEKLRSELSEKYDIPVIAMSVESMRESDVLNVMREALFEFPVLEVNVNLPSWVMVLRENHWLRDNYQEAVKETVKDIKRLRDVDRVVQQFSDFEFIDKAGLAGIEMGQGVAEIDLYAPDELYDEILKEIVGVEIRGKDHLLELMQDFAHAKTEYDQISDALKMVKQTGYGIAAPSLIDMSLDEPEIIRQGSRFGVRLKAVAPSIHMIKVDVESEFAPIIGSEKQSEELVRYLMQDFEDDPLSIWNSDIFGRSLSSIVREGIQAKLSLMPENARYKLKETLERIINEGSGGLIAIIL